Within the Plesiomonas shigelloides genome, the region ATATTCGCCGCGAATTAGCCGATAAAATCGCACTACGCACTATTCAGCCCTTATTACTGACCTTGCCACTGCTGCTGATCATGCTGTGGCTGGCGATTTTACACGCTCTTTCGCCACTTACACGATTGACCAATGCCATCAGTGAGCGTCATCCCGATAACTTGCGCCCGTTACAACCACGTGAAACCACCGATGAGTTGCAGCCATTAATCAATGAAATCAACCGTCTTATGGCGACCGTTGAAGAGACGCTGGCGCGGGAAAAACAGTTTACGAACGAAGCGGCGCATGAATTACGCACCCCACTCGCGGTATTAGCGCTGCACTGTGAAAATGCCCTGCAAGCAGACACGCCCGCCCAGCGAGAACTGGCCATGCACAAGATGCAACTAGCGTTACAGCGTAGCGAACGCATGATCCAACAACTGCTCACTCTCGCCAGACTGGAAAACCAAAATGCAGTTTCGCACCACGAGGCCGTCGCCTTATTACCTTTGCTGCGCACTTGCATCGCTCAGTTAGCGCCGCTGGCCCTGCAAAAAGAGCAAGACATTGATTTTGTCTGTATCCCTGCCAATGCCGCCCCCGTTATCTGCGGACAACCCGTCTTGCTGGACATCCTGTTTTCCAACATTCTGGATAACGCCATGCGCTATACCGGCATCGGCGGCAAAATAGATATCGTGCTGGAGCAAAAAAATGGCTCGGTTAGCGTGACAATTCAGGACAACGGCCCCGGCCTTAGCGAAGAAGCGTTACGCCGCATTTGCGAACGTTTTTATCGCGCCAACGCAGATCTGGCGCAATCCTCTTCATCCGTGGAAATCACACGCATTGGCGGTGCTGGTCTGGGGATGGCCATTGTGCAAAATATCGCGCGTCACCACGGCGCAACCTTGCAAATTAGCAACCGCCCCTCAGAGACCGCAGAACGTGATGGGCTGAGTGTTTGCCTGTCATTTTCACGTTTAGCGCTGGCCAGCAGTGAGCCAGAAAATACCGCTAACGTACCTAACACTCGCTCATCTCCCCCTCAGCTAAAGGGAAACTAAAGGGAAACTAAAGGGAAATTTTGCCGCTTCGCAATTCGGCCTTAAGGTTAATCACCACAAGCAGCTGACAAATGGCGTAAACGCGATATATTTACTTACCTTAACCAACGATTTTTCATCGTTAAGCACAAAAACACATACCGGATTGTCTTATTCTACTTGCATGTCGTTAATCTGATTAAAGGTGTCACAATGAAACTCTATCAGGCGCAACTTGCAGACATTCATAAACTGGCTCCGTTGTATGTCATGTATCGGCAGGAACGGCATATCCATTCGGAAATCGAGACCACTGAAGATTTTCTTCATGAGCGTCTGGCCAGAAACGATATTGTTATCTTCTACACCGAAACCGGCCAAGGTGAAGTTACCGGCTTCGTTCAGCTGAACCCGATGTTCAGTGCTGTAGAGCTCAAACGCATCTGGTTGCTGTATGACTTATACGCCAAAGAAGAGGTGCGCGCACAAGTGACCGAACACCTGCTGGCGCGAGCGCGTCAGTTAAGTGAGGAAACGCACTCTGGCCTGATCATGCTGCACAGCCATTCTGCGGAAGGTGCTCATAATCCGGCGCTAACCGATCATTTGCGTTATATCCGCAACACCGTGATGTATGCGCACGGCGCCAAAGCCGATGATGCTCAAGATACAACTTCCGGTAACGATAAGCCGGCGGAATAATCCTCACGCACTTTAGCGTGACCCTCCCTCGGCTGACAGTACCTCACTATGTAAGTAAAGAAGTGAGTAAAGAGGTCAGCCAAAGGCAGTACAAAATTACGCGGGTTATGCCCGCGTTTTCTTATTCTTCTCCCTTTCTTCTTATTGGCCTCACTGCAACTCTCACACTCTATGACTATGCTTTTTCGGCTGTCTTCCGTAAATTCAGCGGTGTCGCACACGCCTGCTGCATTTCTTTGAGTTTTTGGTACACTACGCAGCCTTAATGCTCATTAAAATGACCGGCAAATTCCCTTTTTATCCTGATACGAGGAAAGTTCCGTGAAAAAAAGCTGGATATCAGGCACTTTGCTCGCATGTTCGCTGAGTTTATCTGCCGCTCACGCAGAAGACACCCGCAGCGCATGGCAGCAGACACTGGAAAATGCACAGGGAACCACCGTTTATCTCAACACTGTTGCGGGCAATGCCCAGCTCAGCAACTATCTTGATTGGGCTAAAGATGAGGTGAAAAAGCGTTATAACATCACGCTGGTTCACACCGAAACGCCTAACAATACCGAAATTATCAGCCGCATCATGGCGGACAAAATTGCCGGCAAAAAGCAGCCTGGCAGCTCCGATATTATCTGGCTACATGGCAAATACTTCAGCTCACTGCGCGCGGCCGATTTGCTGTCGGGCCCTTTTGTCGATCAGTTACCGAATTGGCCGGTGGTCGATCAGAGTCTGCCGGTAAAAATTGACGCAACACTGCCGACCGATGGCTACGAAGCGCCGTGGGGTCTAAATCAGCTGACCTTTATCTACGACACAGCGCGTACCGCTACGCCACCTAAAAGCGTTAAAGAGATGCTGACCTACGCGATGCAGCATCCGGGTAAAATTACCTACCCACTGCCGAGCGATATTTATGGTCGTAATTTCCTCAAAGCGGCACTGCTGCAACTGGCTCCAACACCGGATGTGCTGTATCGCGATGTGAAAGAAAGTGACTTCAAATTGCAAACTGCGCCACTGTGGCAATTTTTAGATAACTTGCACCAGTATGCGTGGAAAAACGGCAAGGCTTTCCCAGCCAATCAAGCCGAGATGCTGGCATTGCTGAAGTCTGGCGAGATTGATATGGCCATCAGCCTAAACCCCAATAGTGTGCAATACGCCATTAATAAGGGGCTGATTGCGCCAACCAGTAAAGCTTATGCACTGGATCAAGGGGCCATTACGCGCGCACATTTTTTGGCTATCCCCTTTAATGCGCCGTCACCGGATGCTGCCAAAGTGGTGATTAACTTTTTGATGTCACCAGAAGCGCAGGCGCGCAAGGAAGACCCTGCATTGTGGGGAGATCCTACCATCCTCAATATTTCTGCATTAGGGATGGAGAAAGCGCGCTTTAGCGAACATAAGCCGCTGTTTAAAATTCTGCCCGAGCCACACCCGTCTTGGGAAGATGCGCTAGAAGCCGAATGGCAACGCCGCTATGGCGCACAAGGCGCAACAGTATCGCCTTAAGCGCAAGGCTTTGTATTACACGCAAGACTCGCGTTAAAAATAACGATGACTACAGGCCCGTAACCAAACTCTGGTTGCGGGCTTTGTTTTTATTGCGTTTTTACCATGCGGTTTGCGATGCCCTATCACACAGAGCGAGACAGCCATTCGCGATTTAGAGTATCGGTATCGCCCAGATAATCGAGCAACCACTGAATTGCAGGTGATGAATCTTGCCGACGCCATGCAACACAGCAACGGCTATCCGGCGTATGACTTTCCACTGTCCGCTCCACCAAACGCCCTGAGTCCAGCAGCGGCAACGCCATATGCTCCGGCATCACCCCAACGCCAAGGCCGGCGCAAAAGCAGTCGGTCGCAGCATACCAATCGGGAACCACCAATCGCCGCTGGTTATCCAGCAACCAAGTAGTTCGTTTCGGCAATAGACGCGAGGTGTCTTCCAAACAAATCGACGGGTAGCGACTCAGCAAGGCATCGGTCAGGGGTTGCGGCTCATTTACCACCGGATGGTCGGGGCTGACCACAAAGCGCCACGACATACTGCCCATATCTCGATAATCAAAACTCCCACCGACCGGAATGGCGCTGGTCGCCCCGATCCCCACATCGGCACGGCCATCCACCAGCGCATCCCACACGCCGTTGAACACTTCCATGCTGATCAGTAGCTCCATATCGGGGAACGCTCGGTAAAAGTCAGCGACCAAGTGTCGTACCCGATCAGCACGCACAATATTATCCAGCGCGATGGATAACTGCCCTCGCCAACCATTTGCCACCAACTGACAACGATGCCGAATCCCACTCATGCGCTTGAGTGTTTCTCGCGCTTCAGAGACAAACGTTTGCCCTGCCGGAGTGAGCACCACATCGCGATGTCTTCTTTCAAAAATAACGACAGCAAGCCACTCTTCTAACTGCCTAACGGTGTAACTGATGGCCGAAGGAACACGGTGTAATTCCTGCGCCGCAGCACTAAAACTGCCCGTTCTGGCTACAGATTCAACAACTTGCAGGGTATATTCTGACCACATAGATTTGCCATCAAATTTTTTGAATAGAATAGACAAATATTAGCGTTTTACAGCCGAAACGTCACTCAGTAGACTCCGCGACAGACTATCAGGTCCAAACCATAACAAACATACAAAAGGACAGATGATGAAATCTTCCCTAGGTTTTACCGCATATCTGGCCGGTCTGAGCATGTTGGGCTTTCTTGCCACCGACATGTACTTGCCGGCATTTGACGCCATGCAAACCTCGCTTGGCGCGAACGCCAGTGCGATCGGTGCTACGCTGAGTATCTTCTTAGCCGGTTTTGCCGTCGCGCAACTGGTGTGGGGGCCGCTGTCAGACCGCTTAGGTCGTCGCCCAATCCTGCTGGCCGGTATTTTGCTGTTTACACTGGCTAGCTTTGGCTGCGTTTTCGTCACCTCCGCGACACAGTTGCTGGTTCTGCGCTTTATTCAGGCCGTGGGCGTGTGTGCTGCTGCGGTGAGCTGGCAGGCGCTGGTGGTTGACCGTTTTGAAGGCAACGAAGCCAACCGCATGTTCGCGACTATCATGCCACTGGTGGCCTTGTCACCGGCACTGGCGCCGTTGGTCGGTGTATGGTTGCTGGAGCACTTCTCATGGCGCGCCATCTTTGTGGTACTGGGTCTGACCGGTATTTTGCTGATGCTGTGCACCCTGCGTATTCAAGCTCGCGGCGCGCAACCGGCTAATGAGCAAGCGGTGGGTTATTTCCGCATGCTGACCTCACGCATGTTCTCCGGTAACGTGCTGATCTTCGCGGCTTGCTCTGCGGCCTTCTTTGCTTGGTTGACCGGCTCACCGTTTATTCTGGGTGAATTAGGCTACGGTCCACGTGATATTGGCTTGAGCTACATTCCACAGACCATCGCGTTCTTGGCTGGTGGTTATGGCTGCCGCACCCTGCTGGCACGAACTACTGGCGAGAAAATGCTGCCGTGGTTACTGGCGCTGTTCGTGCTGAGCGTGGTGGGTATGTTCGTGATCCCGTTCACCGGCCATGTTACCTTAGTGCTGCTGATGATCCCATTCTGCTTACTGGCGGTGGCCAACGGTGCGATTTACCCGATTGTAGTGGCGAATGCGCTCGGTGCTTGGAAAGAGCACACCGGTAAAGCCGCCGCGCTGCAAAACGCGCTGCAGCTGGGCCTGAGCTTTTTGGGCAGTATGTTGGTTTCTTGGCGTGCTGATGACGCCCTGCAAGCCACCACGCAAACCATGCTGCTGATGGCTGGTCTGGTGATTGTCGGTTACTTTGTCCAGAGCGTTCGTGCACGTCAGGCGGCACTGGAGCCGCATCAGGCTCAATCTTAATTGTTAGGTTTCGCTGTCAGCGAGCCAGCCTGATTAAGAACACAACAAAAAAGCAGGGAATTATCCCTGCTTTTTTTTCGTTCTCAAAACCGAAATTAAAATCCGAAGCTAAAACCGAAATAGCTTCGCCCTAGTTAAACCCCTAAACGTTACCCTGTCACTGATTTCCGGTTCGCCGCTAGTTATTCAATCTCAATATTCTTTTAATTTATACAGCGTTATGCCGCCGGGATCGCCTGTTCTTGCGGTAAACAGACATCCACCTCCGGCCAATAGTGCTCGGTGTGCCTCGCTAACAAAGTGCCCTGCTCAATGAGGTGAGCCAAACGCATCAGCAAAAACTCATGCCCGGGAGAATCACTCAAACACGCCGACGCTCTGGCCACCAGCATCAACGCTTTATTCCATCCCTCATCTGCAGCATTGAGCAAAACCGCATCATAAAAACTCTCTGGCGCGCTGATAATTCTCCCCTCACTGCGATAGCGAAGTGGCTCATTATCCGCTTCCAATTGTTGCCACAATCGAGTCGCGGCCTGAATATCCGCTGCGGTCACCGGCTCAGCATGCTGCTCACACTCAGCAAGATGCGCAGCCGCTGGATATTGCGCTGTATAAGGCAGCGTAGCACCGCTACTTGTCCGGCCACGAGCAGCATAGCGCACAACGTGGAATAACCCTGCCTGCTG harbors:
- a CDS encoding ATP-binding protein, which gives rise to MMKNRARSIRRFLLTSVLLIVSSVLSVSALLGYRDANHETEELFDARLAQSARITLRLLSQYLELHPNIPAGGEIYPDWHPATTASASAIAPRSSSSNVSTSKPDEDESDEATPEGHQYERKLYFQLYDQHGNILLRSPGAPDSRLSAPQAGFATTDNNGKAWRTFTLADPQQQRWLVVGEHSDIRRELADKIALRTIQPLLLTLPLLLIMLWLAILHALSPLTRLTNAISERHPDNLRPLQPRETTDELQPLINEINRLMATVEETLAREKQFTNEAAHELRTPLAVLALHCENALQADTPAQRELAMHKMQLALQRSERMIQQLLTLARLENQNAVSHHEAVALLPLLRTCIAQLAPLALQKEQDIDFVCIPANAAPVICGQPVLLDILFSNILDNAMRYTGIGGKIDIVLEQKNGSVSVTIQDNGPGLSEEALRRICERFYRANADLAQSSSSVEITRIGGAGLGMAIVQNIARHHGATLQISNRPSETAERDGLSVCLSFSRLALASSEPENTANVPNTRSSPPQLKGN
- a CDS encoding ABC transporter substrate-binding protein: MKKSWISGTLLACSLSLSAAHAEDTRSAWQQTLENAQGTTVYLNTVAGNAQLSNYLDWAKDEVKKRYNITLVHTETPNNTEIISRIMADKIAGKKQPGSSDIIWLHGKYFSSLRAADLLSGPFVDQLPNWPVVDQSLPVKIDATLPTDGYEAPWGLNQLTFIYDTARTATPPKSVKEMLTYAMQHPGKITYPLPSDIYGRNFLKAALLQLAPTPDVLYRDVKESDFKLQTAPLWQFLDNLHQYAWKNGKAFPANQAEMLALLKSGEIDMAISLNPNSVQYAINKGLIAPTSKAYALDQGAITRAHFLAIPFNAPSPDAAKVVINFLMSPEAQARKEDPALWGDPTILNISALGMEKARFSEHKPLFKILPEPHPSWEDALEAEWQRRYGAQGATVSP
- the punR gene encoding DNA-binding transcriptional activator PunR codes for the protein MWSEYTLQVVESVARTGSFSAAAQELHRVPSAISYTVRQLEEWLAVVIFERRHRDVVLTPAGQTFVSEARETLKRMSGIRHRCQLVANGWRGQLSIALDNIVRADRVRHLVADFYRAFPDMELLISMEVFNGVWDALVDGRADVGIGATSAIPVGGSFDYRDMGSMSWRFVVSPDHPVVNEPQPLTDALLSRYPSICLEDTSRLLPKRTTWLLDNQRRLVVPDWYAATDCFCAGLGVGVMPEHMALPLLDSGRLVERTVESHTPDSRCCVAWRRQDSSPAIQWLLDYLGDTDTLNREWLSRSV
- the punC gene encoding purine nucleoside transporter PunC, coding for MKSSLGFTAYLAGLSMLGFLATDMYLPAFDAMQTSLGANASAIGATLSIFLAGFAVAQLVWGPLSDRLGRRPILLAGILLFTLASFGCVFVTSATQLLVLRFIQAVGVCAAAVSWQALVVDRFEGNEANRMFATIMPLVALSPALAPLVGVWLLEHFSWRAIFVVLGLTGILLMLCTLRIQARGAQPANEQAVGYFRMLTSRMFSGNVLIFAACSAAFFAWLTGSPFILGELGYGPRDIGLSYIPQTIAFLAGGYGCRTLLARTTGEKMLPWLLALFVLSVVGMFVIPFTGHVTLVLLMIPFCLLAVANGAIYPIVVANALGAWKEHTGKAAALQNALQLGLSFLGSMLVSWRADDALQATTQTMLLMAGLVIVGYFVQSVRARQAALEPHQAQS
- a CDS encoding DUF3658 domain-containing protein, translating into MVTENMHIISEHHCASVLRDMLRRQGRHQDKVVLFGDALCHGRLSLDRRHYWRELMRGKPAFPFTPYELSLVLNNMQRPLDMLPQWLAHESPVWLWCSDSLQDELMRCQLLRHVPPQQAGLFHVVRYAARGRTSSGATLPYTAQYPAAAHLAECEQHAEPVTAADIQAATRLWQQLEADNEPLRYRSEGRIISAPESFYDAVLLNAADEGWNKALMLVARASACLSDSPGHEFLLMRLAHLIEQGTLLARHTEHYWPEVDVCLPQEQAIPAA